Genomic window (Streptomyces yatensis):
CGGTTGTTGCGGACGTACTCACGTGTGGGGCCCCCTGGTTCGGTCTGCGACATCGCCGGTGTCATGCGCGCGGCGGCCACCCTACCGGGGCTCTGGAGCTGATACGTCGATAGGATCGCTGACTCGCGGAGGGAGGCCGTCGCCACGGGGGTGCCGGACGAGAACTGTCCCTCCGTGTGGAGGGATGAGGGATCCGGTGAGCCAGGTCGTCGTCAAGCGCCAGCCAAGGGCTCTGCCGCCCGAGGTGCCGACCGAGGAACTCCGCCTCGAACCACCCCCGGAACTGCCGCGCGGGCAGCAAGAGGGCATGCTCATGCAGCTGCTCCCCACGCTCGGCATGGGTTCGTCGATGGTCTACTTCTTCATGCCGGGTGCCGCCCCGATGATGAAGATCATGGGCGTCATGATGATGTTCTCCACGCTCGCCATGACCATCGCCATGGTCATGCGGCATCGGCAGGGCTCTCAGGGCCAGCGGGCGGACATGCGTCGCGATTACCTCAAGTACCTCGCGCAGACGCGCCGGACCGTACGGCGCACGGCCCAGCGGCAGCGCGACGCCCAGTTCTATCTGCACCCCGCCCCGGAGCAGCTCTGGTCGATCGTCGCCGAAGGCAGCCGGGTGTGGGAACGGCGGCTGACCGACGACGACTTCGTACAGGTGCGGCTCGGGCTCGGGACGCAGCAGCTCTCCACGCCCCTGATCGCTCCCGAGACCGCCACCGTGGACGAACTGGAGCCGCTGACAGCAGGCGCGATGCAGCGCTTTCTCGCGACCCAGGGGTCACTGGACAACCTGCCCATGGCGGTGTCGCTGCGCGCCTTCTACCACATGACCGTGTCCGGAGCTCCGCAGCAGGTGCACGGGATCGCCAGGGCGCTGATCGCCCAACTGGCCACCCTGCACTCGCCGGAGGACCTCGTCATCGCGACGGTGGCCTCGCGCGGCGCGGCGGAGCAGTGGGAGTGGACGAAGTGGCTCCCCCATGCGCAGGTGCCGGGATCCTTCGACGGCGCGGGCTCGCGGCGGCTGTTCGGCGACTCCCTGGCCGAGGTGGAGGAGCTGCTGAGGGGGCGGCTGGAGGGCCGTACCCGCTTCAGCAGGGACGGGCAGCCGCTCCTCGACCAGCCGCATCTGGTGCTCGTGCTCGACGGCGCGATGGTGCCGCCGGACTCGGCGTTCGCTGCGGCCGAGGGGTTGCAGGGCGTCACCGTCATCGAGGTGGTGGCGGGCGAACTCGACGAGCCGCGCGGCGGTCTGTCGATCGTCGTACGGCCGGGCAAGCTGCAACTGGAGTCGCAGGTCGCCGGATACGACGGCACACCCGACTCGCTGTCCGTGGAGGCGGCGGAGGCGCTCGCGCGGCAGCTCGCCCCGCTGCGCATGGGCGGGGACGACGACGATGAGCCGCTGCTGGCCAACCTCGACTTCACCGAGCTGCTGGGGCTGGGCGACGCCGGTTCGGTGGATGTCTCCCGCACCTGGCGGCCCCGCTCGCTGGCCGAGCGGCTGCGGGTCCCGATCGGGGTCTCCGAGGACGGCTCCCCGGTCATGCTGGACCTGAAGGAGGCGGCGCAGGAGGGTATGGGCCCGCACGGTCTGTGCGTCGGCGCGACGGGCTCGGGCAAGTCGGAGCTGCTGCGCACGTTGGTGCTGGGGCTGGCGGTCACGCATTCGTCCGAGACCCTCAACTTCGTCCTCGCGGACTTCAAGGGCGGCGCCACCTTCGCGGGCATGTCGGAGCTGCCGCATGTGGCCGCGGTGATCACCAACCTCGCGGACGACCTGACGCTGGTCGACCGCATGCGCGACTCGATCACCGGTGAGCTGCAGCGCCGTCAGGAGCTGCTGCGTTCGGCGGGCAATTACGCCAACATGCACGACTACGAGAAGGCGCGGGCGGCCGGAGCCCCACTGGAGCCCCTGGCGTCACTCGTTCTGGTGATCGACGAGTTCAGCGAGCTGTTGACGGCGAAGCCGGACTTCATCGAGATGTTCATCCAGATCGGCCGAATCGGCCGTTCGCTGGGTGTGCATCTGCTGCTCGCCTCGCAGCGGCTGGAGGAGGGCCGCCTGCGCGGCCTGGAGACCTACCTCTCCTACCGCATCGGTCTGCGCACCTTCTCCGCCGCCGAGTCCCGTACGGCCCTGGGCGTGCCGGACGCCTACCACCTTCCCCCCGTGCCCGGCTCCGGCTATCTGAAGTTCGGCACCGACGAGATGACCCGCTTCAAGGCGGCGTACGTCTCCGGCACGTACCGCACGGCCCCCGCGCAATTCGACAGCGCGTCCCTGCCCGTCGAGCGCCGGCCGGTGCTGTTCACGGCCGCCCCGGTCCCGGTGACCTACGCCGCCCTGGATCCGGCGAGGCTGAACGCCCCGGCTCAGCCCGAGGACGACGCGCTGGCCGAGACGGTCCTGGACGTCATCGTGAGCCGCCTGGAAGGCCAGGGCCAGCCCGCCCACCAGGTCTGGCTGCCTCCCCTGGACGAGGCGCCGTCCATGGACGAGCTGCTTCCGCCGCTGGCCCCCACCCGGGAGCGGGGTCTGCAGTCGGCTGACTACGCCAGGCCGGGCGGTCTTGTCGTTCCTCTGGGCCTCATCGACAAGCCGTTCGAGCAGCGGCGCGACATCCTCTACCGCGACTTCTCCGGCGCCGCGGGCCACATGCTGGTGGTGGGCGGCCCGCAGTCCGGCAAGTCCACTCTGATGCGCTCCTTGGTCGCGGGCTTCGCCCTCACCCACACCCCCGCCGAGGTGCAGTTCTACGCACTCGACTTCGGTGGCGGCGGTATGAGTGCCATCGCGGATCTGCCGCATGTGGGCGGGGTCGCCTCCCGCCTGGACCCGGAGAAGGTGCGGCGGACCGTCGCGGAGGTCTCCGGGGTTCTCGCCCGGCGTGAGGAGTACTTCCGCGCCAAGAACATCGACTCCATCGGCACCTACCGGCGCCAGCGGGCGGCAGGGCAACACGCCGACCAGGGCTGGGGCGATGTCTTTCTCATCATCGACGGCTGGGGCAACTTCAAGGCCGAGTACGACATGCTGGAAGGCATCGTCACCGACATCGCCGGCCGAGGGCTCGGCTACGGCGTCCATGTCGTCATCACCGCCTCCCGCAATATGGAGGTCCGCGCGTCGCTGAAGGACCAGCTGCTCAACCGGCTGGAACTGCGTCTCGGCGACACGATGGACTCGGAGTTCGACCGCAAGGTCGCCGCGAACGTCCCGGTCGGCGTCCCCGGCCGCGGGCAACTCCCGGAAAAGCTTCACTTCATGGGCGCTCAGCCGCGTATCGACAAGGGCCACGACCCCAATGGCATGACGGAAGCGACGACCGAACTCGTCCGCGCGGTCAGCGCCGCCTGGTCCGGCCCGCCCGCCCCGCGCGTGCGGTTGCTCCCGCGCAAGCTCCGCGCGGACGAGCTCCCCAAGGGCTTCGAATACCCGCAGCACGGCATTGCGATCGGCATCGACGAGACAAACCTCGAACCGGTATTCATCGATTTCGAGACCGACCCGTTCTTCGTCATCTTCGGCGAAAGCGAGTCGGGCAAGACATCGCTCCTCCGTCTGATCGCCAAGCAGATCATCGAGCGGTACGGTCCGGATGAAGCGAAGATCGTGGTCGGCGACTACCGCCGCTCCCTGCTCGGGGTCATCCCGGACAGCCATCTCCTCGAGTACGCTCCGA
Coding sequences:
- the eccCa gene encoding type VII secretion protein EccCa, producing MSQVVVKRQPRALPPEVPTEELRLEPPPELPRGQQEGMLMQLLPTLGMGSSMVYFFMPGAAPMMKIMGVMMMFSTLAMTIAMVMRHRQGSQGQRADMRRDYLKYLAQTRRTVRRTAQRQRDAQFYLHPAPEQLWSIVAEGSRVWERRLTDDDFVQVRLGLGTQQLSTPLIAPETATVDELEPLTAGAMQRFLATQGSLDNLPMAVSLRAFYHMTVSGAPQQVHGIARALIAQLATLHSPEDLVIATVASRGAAEQWEWTKWLPHAQVPGSFDGAGSRRLFGDSLAEVEELLRGRLEGRTRFSRDGQPLLDQPHLVLVLDGAMVPPDSAFAAAEGLQGVTVIEVVAGELDEPRGGLSIVVRPGKLQLESQVAGYDGTPDSLSVEAAEALARQLAPLRMGGDDDDEPLLANLDFTELLGLGDAGSVDVSRTWRPRSLAERLRVPIGVSEDGSPVMLDLKEAAQEGMGPHGLCVGATGSGKSELLRTLVLGLAVTHSSETLNFVLADFKGGATFAGMSELPHVAAVITNLADDLTLVDRMRDSITGELQRRQELLRSAGNYANMHDYEKARAAGAPLEPLASLVLVIDEFSELLTAKPDFIEMFIQIGRIGRSLGVHLLLASQRLEEGRLRGLETYLSYRIGLRTFSAAESRTALGVPDAYHLPPVPGSGYLKFGTDEMTRFKAAYVSGTYRTAPAQFDSASLPVERRPVLFTAAPVPVTYAALDPARLNAPAQPEDDALAETVLDVIVSRLEGQGQPAHQVWLPPLDEAPSMDELLPPLAPTRERGLQSADYARPGGLVVPLGLIDKPFEQRRDILYRDFSGAAGHMLVVGGPQSGKSTLMRSLVAGFALTHTPAEVQFYALDFGGGGMSAIADLPHVGGVASRLDPEKVRRTVAEVSGVLARREEYFRAKNIDSIGTYRRQRAAGQHADQGWGDVFLIIDGWGNFKAEYDMLEGIVTDIAGRGLGYGVHVVITASRNMEVRASLKDQLLNRLELRLGDTMDSEFDRKVAANVPVGVPGRGQLPEKLHFMGAQPRIDKGHDPNGMTEATTELVRAVSAAWSGPPAPRVRLLPRKLRADELPKGFEYPQHGIAIGIDETNLEPVFIDFETDPFFVIFGESESGKTSLLRLIAKQIIERYGPDEAKIVVGDYRRSLLGVIPDSHLLEYAPIASALELHANALNGLMERRAPKPDITPQQLRDRSWWSGPQFFVIIDDYELVSTSSGNPLAVLTENLPFARDVGMRFIIARNSAGSSRSMFESFMQRVKELGAQGMVLSGDPGEGDVFGGVRPRPMPPGRGFFVSRKRGVPLTQVGWLPEQ